Proteins found in one Panicum hallii strain FIL2 chromosome 4, PHallii_v3.1, whole genome shotgun sequence genomic segment:
- the LOC112888405 gene encoding uncharacterized protein LOC112888405 translates to MLFNQSASTNRCAHRLDKLQRQEDQERFHQIQEAYKVLLDASKRAMYDVEVSPSHPHPVDSFRSRANICCQMARRVTKMQQYVIMMKQDTKPTMEEMDSIIMEIKACSPLSWSSRSDARTGGAGPHKAVRNVAIAHSAANKH, encoded by the exons ATGTTGTTCAACCAATCTGCATCCACCAATCGCTGCGCGCATCGACTCGACAAGCTGCAGCGGCAGGAAGACCAGGAGAGGTTCCATCAAATTCAGGAGGCTTACAAGG TCCTGTTGGACGCCTCCAAGAGGGCCATGTACGACGTGGAGGTGTCCCCGTCTCATCCTCATCCGGTGGATTCTTTCCGGTCGAGGGCCAATATTTGTTGTCAGATGGCGAGGAGGGTGACCAAGATGCAACAATACGTGATCATGATGAAACAG GATACCAAGCCCACCATGGAGGAGATGGACTCCATTATTATGGAGATCAAGGCCTGCTCACCCTTGTCGTGGTCGTCTCGCTCTGATGCAAGAACCGGTGGCGCCGGCCCCCATAAAGCTGTGAGGAACGTCGCTATAGCCCATTCAGCCGCAAATAAACACTAA
- the LOC112889195 gene encoding uncharacterized protein LOC112889195 — MELVLGLRISGGMNNEPKNANQSFKNPAFVQAKLGLPIDAIAAISSIPLPAWSSRQKILPPAASDADPAVIGMPHACRRGCACPAIADEIRGAYAHLARVTKWRVGDLSVPAGVPTYMCPFR, encoded by the exons ATGGAACTAGTTCTTGGGCTTCGGATTAGCGG AGGAATGAATAATGAACCCAAGAATGCGAACCAAAGTTTTAAAAATCCGGCATTCGTGCAAGCAAAGCTTGGCCTGCCGATCGACGCAATCGCGGCTATTAGCTCGATCCCACTCCCAG CTTGGTCATCTCGGCAGAAGATCCTGCCGCCCGCGGCGAGCGATGCCGACCCGGCGGTCATCGGCATGCCGCATGCATGTCGTCGAGGCTGCGCATGCCCTGCTATCGCCGATGAGATCAGAG GAGCATATGCACACCTCGCACGAGTCACGAAGTGGAGAGTTGGAGATCTATCTGTTCCAGCTGGTGTTCCAACATACATGTGTCCATTCAGATGA
- the LOC112889986 gene encoding uncharacterized protein LOC112889986 — translation MTSCQKKRKKNRRGEGPRFVILGTIGYGCHLASLRSPPVDSACIGVAPLTARSAAYKRRGRQCSPRPACDAHLAAAYRCRGRPQAGAGTPAVSAFPGRGRSPARGRCSPEPRAPRRLSHAPRFRARGVVPTRLFRTGRAGALASLVFGVLQDRRVGGPVQAFQSPASGLQREQGRRRAAMGGGSGRPCYYAVLGVSRDTSAADIRAAYRRQALKWHPDKLQLQGDDDDRRWAREEAKARFQQLQEAYEVLSDASKKAAYDRDVVVVFPSESDLAKTFQAMDDLLDEMDGLVESMKQFLSRIKQEPNLTMDEMLAMMDEEIKKCCGDQPRAPGRWTPPSRSAAGTSAAGAQAAGAGDARGKSSSSTPRPRGTKCPPPPGFYGPFGRTG, via the exons ATGACTTCTTGtcagaaaaagagaaagaaaaataGGAGAGGCGAGGGTCCTCGATTCGTGATTCTGGGTACTATTGGATATGGATGTCATTTAGCCAGCCTGCGTTCACCGCCGGTCGACTCGGCTTGCATAGGAGTGGCTCCGCTCACCGCGCGGTCCGCGGCGTACAAGCGTCGCGGTCGGCAGTGCTCGCCGCGCCCGGCATGCGATGCTCATCTCGCTGCGGCGTACAGGTGTCGCGGCCGGCCACAGGCTGGCGCTGGCACGCCGGCCGTTTCCGCCTTTCCGGGGCGGGgccgctcccccgcgcgcggccgTTGCAGCCCGGAGCCTCGCGCTCCTCGACGACTGTCGCACGCCCCGAGGTTCCGCGCGCGCGGCGTGGTGCCCACAAGACTTTTTCGAACGGGTCGCGCTGGTGCCCTCGCGTCCCTCGTGTTCGGCGTGCTACAAGACAGGCGGGTTGGGGGGCCGGTCCAGGCATTCCAATCTCCGGCGAGTGGCCTTCAGCGAGAGCAGGGCAGACGGAGAGCGGCGATGGGCGGAGGCTCCGGGAGGCCGTGCTACTACGCGGTGCTGGGCGTGTCCCGGGACACGTCCGCCGCCGACATCCGCGCCGCCTACCGCCGGCAGGCCCTG AAGTGGCACCCGGACAAGCTGCAGCTGCAgggggacgacgacgaccgTCGTTGGGCGAGGGAGGAAGCCAAGGCCAGGTTCCAGCAGCTGCAGGAGGCGTACGAAG TGCTGTCGGACGCCTCCAAGAAGGCGGCGTACGACAGggacgtcgtcgtcgtcttcccgTCCGAGTCCGATCTAGCGAAAACTTTCCAGGCCATGGACGACCTGCTCGACGAGATGGACGGGCTGGTGGAAAGCATGAAACAGTTTCTGAGCAGGATTAAACAG GAGCCCAACCTCACCATGGACGAGATGCTGGCCATGATGGACGAGGAGATCAAGAAGTGCTGCGGCGACCAGCCTCGGGCGCCAGGGAGATGGACGCCGCCGTCTCGCTCCGCCGCGGGAACTAGTGCCGCCGGCGCCCAGGCAGCTGGTGCCGGAGACGCCCGCGGGAAGTCGTCGTCCTCGACACCGAGACCCCGTGGCACCAAGTGCCCGCCGCCACCGGGGTTCTACGGCCCGTTCGGCCGCACAGGCTAG
- the LOC112889197 gene encoding uncharacterized protein LOC112889197 yields the protein MPDLEEGIEVEVDTPAVQAPAVAEDLRVHQEQQVEGGAAAGKMNPVQKWLAYWTLVAAASVIFLDNHIDDAAPKDQLFPPDVPMFVVFLCAICLILRAMMMQR from the exons ATGCCGGACTTGGAAGAGGGGATTGAGGTGGAGGTGGATACTCCTGCAGTTCAAGCTCCAGCGGTGGCTGAAGATTTGCGAGTTCACCAG GAGCAGCAGGTTGAAGGGGGCGCAGCAGCTGGCAAGATGAACCCTGTCCAGAAGTGGCTCGCGTACTGGACCCTCGTCGCTGCTGCTTCTGTGATCTTTCTGGACAACCATATCGACGACGCTGCCCCAAAGGACCAACTGTTCCCTCCAGACGTTCCCATGTTCGTCGTGTTCCTGTGTGCAATCTGCCTCATTCTTCGCGCCATGATGATGCAGAGATGA
- the LOC112889196 gene encoding uncharacterized protein LOC112889196, with the protein MTARGETPTLARHLRSDPMEAPKRGNRDEPAAAAEGRGGGRLAALRQLVELDDRRLQASVFFLAWGCCVMLHDTVLNRAANPEHVLAGYGLFTIGAALAFLTLSGAGRAAARVEEALRGYF; encoded by the coding sequence ATGACAGCACGAGGCGAGACGCCAACCCTAGCCCGCCACCTCCGATCCGATCCAATGGAGGCGCCGAAGCGTGGGAACCGCGAcgaacccgccgccgccgccgagggccGAGGGGGaggccgcctcgccgccctgAGGCAGCTGGTCGAGCTCGACGACCGGCGCCTCCAGGCTTCGGTCTTCTTCCTCGCCTGGGGGTGCTGCGTGATGCTCCATGATACCGTGCTGAACCGCGCGGCCAATCCGGAGCACGTCCTGGCCGGGTACGGCCTGTTCACCATCGGCGCCGCGCTCGCGTTCCTCACGCTCAGCGGCGCCGGCCGCGCTGCGGCTCGCGTGGAGGAAGCCCTCAGGGGGTACTTCTAG